The following proteins come from a genomic window of Pseudomonadota bacterium:
- a CDS encoding sigma-70 family RNA polymerase sigma factor, with protein sequence MGDQSEPSQGSAAGKLARRIMEGDKIAESQFYEKYFRWLVFIIRKRYVSSPWVEDIAQEAFMVAIISLTEGKVENPNRILGFLKTTAIRIANRSVAREGKQLPLDPQIMSEIEASPDNVASLAEWQDLLECAKQCIKELNVPRDQEIIRRYFVLGQDKADICRDLRLDLNHFDRVLFRAKQRLRKLFRKRHHDGSES encoded by the coding sequence GTGGGGGATCAATCGGAGCCGTCCCAAGGTTCTGCGGCCGGAAAGCTGGCTCGCAGAATAATGGAAGGAGACAAGATTGCGGAGAGTCAATTCTACGAGAAGTACTTTCGCTGGTTGGTGTTCATCATCCGGAAGCGGTACGTCTCCTCTCCATGGGTTGAGGACATAGCCCAGGAGGCGTTTATGGTGGCGATCATCAGTCTGACCGAAGGGAAGGTGGAGAACCCGAACCGGATTCTCGGGTTTCTTAAGACTACAGCGATTCGCATCGCGAATAGGAGCGTAGCCCGTGAAGGCAAACAATTACCTTTGGACCCTCAAATAATGTCTGAAATTGAGGCGTCTCCCGATAACGTCGCTTCCCTTGCCGAGTGGCAAGACCTGCTTGAGTGCGCAAAGCAGTGCATCAAAGAATTGAATGTTCCACGGGATCAGGAAATTATTCGACGGTACTTTGTACTCGGTCAGGACAAAGCGGACATCTGTCGCGATTTGAGGCTCGATCTCAATCACTTTGATCGAGTGCTATTTCGCGCCAAACAACGGCTTCGTAAGTTGTTTAGAAAGCGGCACCATGACGGGTCAGAAAGTTAA